One region of Polypterus senegalus isolate Bchr_013 chromosome 11, ASM1683550v1, whole genome shotgun sequence genomic DNA includes:
- the LOC120539252 gene encoding kinesin light chain 2-like, giving the protein MSTMVYPRDEKLEKLTQDEIVLNTKAVIQGLETLKNEHNSILSTLLETMKTLEREQEASVVQEKSGLLRKSLDAIELGLGEAQVIIALSSHLSAVESEKQKLRAQVRRLVQENQWLRDELANTQQKLQRSEQTVAQLEEEKKHLEFMNQIKKFDEDVSPSDEKSNETTKDSLDDLFPNDDDQGQAQPPSSGDVAAQHGGYEIPARLRTLHNLVIQYASQGRYEVAVPLCKQALEDLEKTSGHDHPDVATMLNILALVYRDQNKYKEAAHLLNDALAIREKTLGKDHPAVAATLNNLAVLYGKRGKYKEAEPLCKRALEIREKVLGKYHPDVAKQLNNLALLCQNQGKYDEVEYYYRRALEIYESKLGSDDPNVAKTKNNLATCYLKQCKFKDAEALYKEILTRAHEKEFGSVNGDNKPIWMHAEEREESKGKRKDPGPYGEYGSWYKACKVDSPTVNTTLKSLGALYRRQGKLEAAETLEECATKTRKQGLHGMDAINQTKVVELLKDDSLAAGDRGHSRDGLNGPGASKGHGGGEGEEGAEWSGDGSGALRRSGSFGKIRDALRRSSEMLVKKLQGSGPQEPRNAGMKRASSLNFLNKSVDDPSQQPSGGLSECRGLSASNVDLSRRSSLIG; this is encoded by the exons ATGTCAACAATGGTATACCCACGTGATGAAAAGCTGGAGAAGCTGACACAGGATGAGATAGTGCTTAATACTAAGGCTGTGATCCAGGGTCTGGAAACATTGAAGAATGAGCACAACTCAATTCTTTCCACATTACTGGAAACCATGAAAACTCTGGAAAGGGAACAAGAGGCCAGTGTGGTGCAAGAGAAATCTGGCTTGTTACGCAAGTCCTTAGATGCCATTGAGCTGGGACTGGGAGAGGCACAG GTTATCATTGCCCTTTCCAGTCACCTGAGTGCTGTAGAGTCAGAAAAGCAGAAGCTAAGGGCCCAAGTGCGGCGCCTTGTCCAGGAAAATCAGTGGCTGAGGGATGAATTGGCCAACACCCAACAGAAACTGCAGAGAAGTGAGCAAACTGTAGCACAgctggaagaggaaaagaagcaCCTGGAATTCATGAATCAGATTAAGAAATTTGATGAGGATGTGTCCCCTTCG GATGAGAAGAGTAATGAGACCACAAAGGATAGCCTTGATGACCTCTTTCCCAATGATGATGACCAAGGCCAAG CACAGCCTCCAAGCAGCGGGGATGTGGCTGCACAGCATGGGGGGTATGAGATTCCAGCTCGTTTGCGGACCCTTCACAATTTGGTGATTCAGTATGCTTCACAAGGTCGTTATGAGGTTGCAGTACCACTCTGCAAACAGGCATTAGAGGACTTGGAGAAAACATCAGGCCATGACCACCCTGATGTGGCAACTATGTTGAACATTCTAGCTCTTGTATACAG AGATCAGAATAAATACAAGGAGGCTGCACACTTACTTAATGATGCCCTTGCAATTCGGGAAAAGACTCTTGGGAAGGACCACCCTGCA GTGGCCGCAACATTGAATAACTTGGCAGTACTGTATgggaaaagaggaaaatacaagGAAGCAGAACCCTTATGCAAAAGAGCTTTGGAGATTCGAGAGAAG GTCCTAGGCAAATACCATCCAGATGTGGCAAAACAGCTGAACAATCTGGCCCTTCTGTGTCAGAACCAGGGAAAGTATGATGAAGTGGAGTATTATTATAGGCGAGCACTGGAAATCTACGAGTCAAAGCTAGGTTCAGATGACCCTAACGTTGCTAAGACAAAGAATAACCTG GCCACCTGCTATCTGAAGCAGTGTAAATTCAAGGATGCAGAAGCACTTTATAAAGAAATTCTCACCAGAGCACATGAAAAAGAATTTGGATCAGTTAACG GGGACAATAAGCCCATCTGGATGCAtgcagaagaaagagaagaaagcaaG gGAAAGAGAAAAGACCCTGGACCTTATGGAGAGTATGGTAGCTGGTACAAAGCTTGCAAAGTTGACAG cCCCACAGTTAATACGACACTGAAAAGCTTAGGGGCATTATACCGGCGCCAAGGAAAACTGGAAGCTGCTGAAACCCTAGAAGAATGTGCTACTAAGACGCGCAAGCAG GGTCTTCATGGAATGGATGCCATCAACCAGACTAAAGTTGTGGAGCTGCTTAAGGATGATTCCTTAGCTGCAGGAGACAGAGGCCATAGTAGGGATGGCTTAAATGGACCAGGAGCCTCCAAAGGTCACGGTGGGGGAGAGGGAGAAGAGGGTGCAGAGTGGAGTGGG GATGGTAGCGGAGCCCTCCGCAGAAGTGGTTCGTTTGGAAAGATTCGTGATGCCTTACGTCGCAGTAGTGAAATGCTTGTCAAGAAACTGCAAGGAAGTGGACCCCAGGAGCCACGTAATGCAGG AATGAAACGTGCAAGTTCTTTGAATTTCCTAAACAAAAGTGTTGATGATCCTTCACAG CAACCAAGTGGTGGCCTCTCGGAATGTAGAGGTTTGAGTGCCAGCAATGTGGATTTGTCCAGGCGCAGCTCACTGATTGGCTGA